Part of the Poecilia reticulata strain Guanapo linkage group LG2, Guppy_female_1.0+MT, whole genome shotgun sequence genome is shown below.
CAGGATGGACGCTACATTGAAGGAGCTCACCAGTTTAGTAAAGGAAGTGTATCCAGAAGCCAGGAAAAAGGGGACTCACTTCAGTTTCGCCATCGTCTTCCCTGATCCAAGAGTAAAGATGTACAAGTAAGTCTAACTCTACAAATCTGTGCTGACTAGACGGGTTGATCAGAGGAATAGCAGGTTATTGATCTTAACTGATCACTTTCAGGCTGAAGGAGATCGGCAGCACTGTGTCCGGCAGGAAGGGCCTGGATGATGCCATGACGCTGCAGTCTCAGCGTTTCCAGATTGGAGACTACCTGGATATAGCCATCACGCCGCCCAACAGAGCGCCGCCCCTCAACCCGCGCATGAGGCCTTTCTGAGCGCCCTCACACACTCTGAGAGATGgatctttattttgtgttttctcatcTTGAATTGTTTCACTCATTTTATAAAACTTGATGTTTAATAAACctgttgttttgttggtttttttcccccaaagacTAAGTCTCATTTTTACTGACAGTTATTATGAGTTTCTCTGTAAAACTTTAGTAATTAGAagtaattgtgtgtgtgtgtccttatAAGTCAATGACCCATAAACATTGAGCCGAGTTGTTGTGCCGTCTTCCACTGAAACAGTGAAGGGAAAAGGGCTAACGAACGGCTAATTCAACTCATTTTACRAGTTTAATGTGTTTGGAGTTTCTTAAACTCTTTTGGGGCAATTTACAGTGACCAACTGACCTGACCGACATGTTTTGGGAGATGTGGGGGGAAccggagcacccggagaaaacccacgcaaacacggggagaacatgcaaactccacacagacGGCCTCTGTGAAGGTGCAGCGCTAGCCGCTGCACCACCGTGCTGC
Proteins encoded:
- the sap18 gene encoding histone deacetylase complex subunit SAP18, whose amino-acid sequence is MALESRITQEEIKKEPEKPIDREKTCPLLLRVFTTNSGRHHRSDEFARGNVPSSELQIYTWMDATLKELTSLVKEVYPEARKKGTHFSFAIVFPDPRVKMYKLKEIGSTVSGRKGLDDAMTLQSQRFQIGDYLDIAITPPNRAPPLNPRMRPF